The genomic stretch GGTTCCCGGCTGGGAGGCATGCAGCATTCCCGCCCGGTTCGGGCCGGAATTCCGGTCTATCGGGACGGGGCCCCCGCAGCCTTTTTGCCCGGCAGAGTAAACCGCACTTATCTGCAGATGTGGAGTCGCAGCGAAACCATGATCGAGAATTCCAGGGATACAGGAGGGGTCTTCTCCCCTCCGGAAGCCGTATACGTCGATTCCTCGCAGTCCCGCGGCCGGGGCGTCTTCGCCCGCAGGGATCTTGCGGCCGGCGAGATGATCGAGATCTGCCCGGTTATCGTGCTCGCTGGAGCGGATGAGCAGGAACACCTTGATAAGACGCACCTCTTCGACTACTACTTCGCATGGGGGGAGCACGCCGCCGTGGCGCTGGGCTACGGGTCGCTCTACAACCACTCCTACCACGCGAACGCGGATCACGTCTGCGATCATCTCCGGGGCGCGATCCGCATCTCCGCCCACCGCCCCATCTCGAAGGACGAGGAGATCACCATCAACTACGGCGGGCCGGCGGACTGCCCCGATCCCGTCTGGTTCGATGCGGTGGAGTGAGTTTTCTTAACGCCCGGAGCCGCGCTGATCTGCCGTTCCGGCCCCATTTTGCTCCGGTTTATCCCCGGGGCAGAGCGATCGTTGCCGGTATCGAGAACCGGGTGCCGGGGTACCGCCCCACCCTTGCCGGGCAGTTCAGGCCCGCCTGCCAAAATCTCCAGTGGAAATCAAGGGGTTTGCACAATACTCTCTATATTGTAGATATTCTCTCGATTCTCCGTTGCGGCTGTCGACCCCGGTAACCGTCCCGCAGGCCGTGCGGGTAACTCAGAACCGTCCTTTAAATTGGATGATTTGAGGGATTTAAGGGCAATTTGGGGATATCTCAGACGGGTGTCCGGGATGTAGGCGTGTGAGAAGGGAGATGCGGCCCGAACGCGCCGCGATTCGCCTGCAACGACCATATCGGCCGATGTGCCGTGCCGGTGCCCTATCTCCTGATGACCAGTTGCACCCGCTCGGTCCGCACGGTGCCTCCTCCGGTCGCCGTGACCACGGCATCCACGGTCGCGGTGGAGACGAGCGGCGGGAGGTCGGGGGCCGCGACCTCGTAGGTGAGCGGCGGGTAGGGTACGGAGATCGTGCCGAGGTCATGGTTATCGCGGTATACGCCACCGAGCGCCGTAGCGGTGACGTTGACCTCGATGGGAGCGGCAAATCCGTCTTCTGGGTGCACCGTGAGCGTGAACCTGACGGTATCGCCCGGCCGGGCCGTGGCGGACGACGGGGTGACGCTGATCGAGAACGTGCGGGACGCAACCTGCACCGGGGCGCCCGTCGCGACCGGGGTTCCCGGGGTTCCGGCCGGGGCCGGGGGGAGGGCCGGTTCTTTTGGAGGGGGTGCGCCCTCGCTCGCGAGGAGGGCGTAGGTGCCGGCGAGCACGGTCATCAGGACGCAGATGATGACCGCAATCAGCAGGGGAGGGTATTCTCGTGCCATGGGTGCCCCACGGTGGGTATGCCGGCAGAACGGTTGCCGGTCTATTTATGCGTTGCCGCCCTGCTCGGGGTAAAAGGGGTGGGTTGTTCAGTCGATGGCGACCATGACCTCGGTCGACTTGACCACGGCGTAGACTTTCTTGCCGACGGTAAGCCCGAGATTCTCCACGGACTTCTTCGTGATGACCGCGGTAAGTTCGCCGCCGCCGTCCAGCGCGATGACGACCTCTGCAGTGACGACGCCCACATCAATGGCCTTTACTTTTCCGGGAAGCTGGTTTCTTGCGCTTAACTTCATGATGCACCGCGGCGGTGATCCTGCTCTCCGGGCAATATAAGTTTCGATGCCCGGAAGACCGGCGTGGTACGCAACCTCTCCCTGCGGATGGGGATGCCGCGATGCTGTCTGTCGCTGTGGGTTCCGGGATGGGGAAGAGCGGCGGCGCCTGGTGTCCCCCCGGCCTGCACGAGTGCTAAAATAGGGCTCTGTTGAATGCCTCACCCTGAGGCATAGCACCTGCTACCTCCATCGACGTTGCTGCACGCGAAGACGCGAAGACGCGAAGGGGATTGCCAGCAACTCTCTGGATTTCGCGTTCTTCGCGCCTTCGCGCGAGACTCCGGAGTTGTGATACGGTTCTCCTGGGCGCAAAAGAGTGGGTTTACCTGTCCCCGGATCACTGTGCCGCGTCGACCCGACGTAGGAACTCCCGCACGGCCGTGAGGTATGCCCCGGTCTCTTCGAGGTGGTGGCTGTGCGAGGCGCCTTTAAAGACTTCGAGCTCCGATCCCGGCACCAGACTCCGGTAGTATTCCATGGTCGCGGGTGGCGCTTCGTCGTATTCCCCGCAGGTGAAGAGCACCGGAACCGGGACGCCGGCGAGCCGGTCGGCGACGCTGAACTCCCGGAGGGTTCCCGTGCAGGTGAACTCGCTCGGCCCCCACATCTGCAGGTAGACCGGCATGGCGAGGTGCTCGATCGACCTGTTCAAGCATTCGGGCCAGGGATCCGTCCGGCAGACGTGCCGGGTGTAGTACGCCGTTATGGCCTCCTGGTACTCCGGCGAGTCGAAGTTCCCGCCTGCTTCCGCCTCCCGGATATCCTCCTGCATCTCGTCGGGGAACGCCGCGAGGTTCGCCCGCTGGTCGGCGACCCACCGGCCGGCGTCCAGCAGCGGCCCGGAGAGGATGAGGCTCTCGACGCCGTCGGGTTTTTTAGCGAGGACGTATTCGGCCGCGAGCCCGCCTCCCCAGGACTGCCCGAGGAGGTGCACCCGGGAGAGGCCGAGCGCCTCCCTGACCTCGCCGACCTCGTCGACGTAGCGCTCCACCGTCCAGAGAGCGGGGTCGCCGGGCCGGTCGGAGTTCCCGCACCCGAGCTGGTCGTAGAAGACGATCGGCCGCTCGTCCGCGAGGGCTTCGAGCGGTTCGAGGTAGTCGTGCGTCATCCCCGGCCCCCCGTGGAGGACAAGGAGGGGCGTTCCCGCGCTCTCCGCACTGACGATCCGGAACCAGACCCGGCCGCCGGTGACGCCGACGTAGCCCTCGCGGGTGTCGCCGTCGGTTCCGGTTATGGTGACGTTCGATCCGTCGGCCGCCCGGCCCGTCATGATGCAGAGCGCGAGCAGCACCGTTGCGGTTGTGAGAACAAGAAGTAGCATGAGATTCTCCTGGACATTTTTCCCGGTATGGTTACCCCTGGAGTGCACGACCGGGGGGCTGTAGGGGGCCGGCGGCGGTGTGTTCCTGGTGGGGTGTTTGGTTGGGGATATTTTGAATATTATGAAATAGGATGGAAATTGCCCTTATGGTGAGATGATTCACGTACCGACTCGGTTTGCAATCATAGCGTTCATATTTTTGCCGGGCGTGCTGACGTGCCTGTCTTTAGGAGCAGATGGGGCTGACATCGGGTAACCCCTCGGCTCATTTACGACGGTTGCAAAAAGCCGGGTATGTCACTATCGAGAAGGCGTTTTCCGAGAATCCGTATTCCATAAGCGTTCATCGCAATAAGACAAAATTTAAACGTGTCGACAGGCGAGAATTCTAAAGCGCACTTAAGGTGGTTTGAAAAATGGTATAATGCTCCAGATTATTCTGACTATTCGAAGAGGTGTAGGTGTACTAACCCTCACCTCATTCTCCCATTCTTTTAAATTGTCTTCAAATGTCGTGCATTGACCGTTGACGCCGTAAAAATTATAAAGATGGCGAATCATCTCCATGTGCGTGTCTCTTAAGTAAATACTCCTATTAAGGATGTCATTTTGATACTTTAAAAATCTAGAGAATTTTCGAACAGATGGTTCGTCATAGTCCCATCTTCGCAGATTTTCCCGTGAGATTTTATATCGCTCAAAGATACTGTTATTCTTAGCTTTTAACTTGTCTATTTCTTGTTCTAGGAACCAGTCTAAGTCTTCGTAAATTTTTAGATTTATAAGAGACAATTCAACTAGTGAGAGCAGATCCCAAAATATATGTAGTGCCTTCCTATTATTTCGAATAGATGAGAAAACAAAGCTAGTGTATGTACTGGTCCCTAATAGGTAGATATCATCTAAAATCTCTAAATAGTCCAACTTCTTTAGTTCTCGATTGAAATATTTTTTCGCAAATAACTTTGCACTGACGTCAGATGCTATTTTTAATGTGGTAAGCCAACCCCGATCAGAAAATTGTGATACGTTTACTCCCTTTGATTTGATTGAGTATACTGATTGGTTGAAAGCCTTGAGAAATTTCTCTAAAATTGAATGCAATTGTCCTTCGTGGATATTTGACGCCCAACTCCAATTACTTTCTTTACCCGGGTATACTTTAGACGCAAGATTCTTGATTTCCGCTAGTTGCAGGTGTCCTTTCCAACTTAATTTGATGGGGACATGAATAACTGCATATCCACAAGGGTAGAAGTGGGCGTGAATTTTGCCTCTTGCATTTAATTTTGATACGTTCTTACTTACGTCTGGCATATCGATGGCTTCAAAAATAACTGGATTTCTAAGTTCAAAGTAAAAAGAAGAAATTCTATAATCGCCAATATCTGGGCAGTAGTACAGAAGATTGTCACATGATCTTCTTCCTTGTGTACCACCAACACTTTGCAGAAGTTCAATAAGCTCGTTGTCCGTATACCCCTTTGGTCTAATCCGAAATTCACGTGGGTTAAAGCATAATTGGCTGACTCCTTGGACTTCTGGTGCTTGTGGATTTGAGTTGTCATCTGAAACATCCGATTCTGAATCATTAAGGTGTAAGAGGTCAGAAAAGCAATTCTCACTACGAAATATCGATCCCCAACTTGGGGTTAAGGTTGAAGGCGGCTTAAGAGGTCGATCATCGACGTTAACCACCTGTGTGTTCACAACGTACACAGATTGGATTGTCAAAGAGTATCCCACCCATGCAAATGTGCGCCGGTGTGGCGAACACCTTGGACAATGAACAATTTTCTAGATTGTCCATAAGCCCACGTACGTCAAGTACAACATCACGGATCAACCTGCACGTGACATCTTGATTGCTGCAGTTCAAGGTGCCAGTGAGGTAACCCATTTCAACCTGTAAGCCGTACAGGTTGCCAGTTGCACCAGCATGACGCTCCCGGTCGGTGTTCTCCATCGCCGACTACCCCCCCCTGGAGACTGTAATATATATTTCTTCTCCTGGGTGTAGGTGCCAGATTCGCTGGTTTCAGTTATACAAAAAAGCATCGAGGACAAATCTCAATTTATAGCGTCATGTAGTATCAATCAAGACTAACCCTTCTTTAATTGCATAATTGAGTTGCATTTCTTGCAGACAAGCTCTCATCGACTATCTGTCCGGAGAGCGAATAGCCCGCTACGAGACTGAGCACTAGGGGCAAAAGCCATCTATCATCGCGCAGGACAACAGAGTTGTGCTTCCGGCAACCCCCACCGCACAGGTCTGCTGTGAATATTCGCTCCTAGGACTCAAATGGTGCATCAAGAAACCAGGAAACCTTGTGGAATATAAAAGAGCGAACCAATGACGCTGCGCCGCCAGTGCCAAACAGCAATGGGCCTGCCCGGATTCGAACCGGGGATCTTCGCCGTGTAAGGGCGACGTCATAACCGGCTAGACCACAAGCCCCGTGGATGCCTTATAGTGTTTTGCACCGTGACGGATAAACGTGTTGCCTGCTCCTGATTCCGGGGCTGTCGTGTCCGTGCTCTTCCGTCCGTCGCGGCTCGTGCTCACAAGCCTCTCCTCAAAAGCCCCCACCGCCCGCGCTTCGCGCTCCTCATTCGCACCTGACGGTGCTCAAACTCCGCTCCTGATGGAACGTCGTTCCGCCCCCCCAAGGGGGCGGGCAGTGCGTGGTGATAAACGATCGGCGGCACGGCGGTCGTTCGAGCATCGTTAGATGCGCAGTCCCATGGGAAGTTATATGCGGATCCTTGGTATTCCGGTAAGAATCCGCTCCGCGGGACGCCTCGATAGAGGCGCCCCTCTAAAGAGAGTTGAGGAAACGTACCAACAGGGCCTAAAAAAAGAGTTCAGATAAACCCGAAGGACTTCAGCGTCACTTCGGGGTTGACGGCTCCCACGTGGTAGACCTTGCCCTCGGAGAGCTCGTTGATGACGACCTCGGCCGGGGAGAAGAGCGAGGTGTCGATCTGGTAGAAGTCGAAGTTGGCTTCCTTGAAGATATCGTAGAACGGCTTCCCGTATCCCTTGGACTTGTTGCTCGGGATCCGATCCAGGTAGTCCTTGATCTCCGGCGCGTTCATCGTCAGCATGATGCTGCCGTGGTAGATC from Methanoculleus chikugoensis encodes the following:
- a CDS encoding SET domain-containing protein, whose product is MIENSRDTGGVFSPPEAVYVDSSQSRGRGVFARRDLAAGEMIEICPVIVLAGADEQEHLDKTHLFDYYFAWGEHAAVALGYGSLYNHSYHANADHVCDHLRGAIRISAHRPISKDEEITINYGGPADCPDPVWFDAVE
- a CDS encoding TOBE domain-containing protein; protein product: MKLSARNQLPGKVKAIDVGVVTAEVVIALDGGGELTAVITKKSVENLGLTVGKKVYAVVKSTEVMVAID
- a CDS encoding proline iminopeptidase-family hydrolase; this encodes MLLLVLTTATVLLALCIMTGRAADGSNVTITGTDGDTREGYVGVTGGRVWFRIVSAESAGTPLLVLHGGPGMTHDYLEPLEALADERPIVFYDQLGCGNSDRPGDPALWTVERYVDEVGEVREALGLSRVHLLGQSWGGGLAAEYVLAKKPDGVESLILSGPLLDAGRWVADQRANLAAFPDEMQEDIREAEAGGNFDSPEYQEAITAYYTRHVCRTDPWPECLNRSIEHLAMPVYLQMWGPSEFTCTGTLREFSVADRLAGVPVPVLFTCGEYDEAPPATMEYYRSLVPGSELEVFKGASHSHHLEETGAYLTAVREFLRRVDAAQ
- a CDS encoding transcriptional regulator, which produces MGLTSGNPSAHLRRLQKAGYVTIEKAFSENPYSISVHRNKTKFKRVDRREF